Proteins encoded within one genomic window of Streptomyces taklimakanensis:
- a CDS encoding helix-turn-helix domain-containing protein translates to MAEDDVAQMLAAMGSRLRAVRERRGVTLADVSRATGISSSTLSRTETGRRKPTLEVLLQLAKEYEISLDELAGTAPAPAAEPRSTAPHSFGDDKAVLPLTRYVGGLHAHKHLLPAVAEPPGRPRQVSHEGYEWLCVLYGRLWLALGSQDLVLTAGEVVEFDTRIPHGVANAGSDGPAEYLIMFGPQGERLRPRTPPAAGRGTDDGKASLSITARAYASV, encoded by the coding sequence GTGGCAGAGGACGACGTGGCCCAGATGCTGGCGGCAATGGGGTCCCGGCTGCGGGCCGTGCGCGAGCGCCGTGGCGTCACACTCGCCGATGTCAGCCGCGCGACCGGCATCTCGTCCAGCACCCTGTCGCGGACCGAGACGGGTCGGCGCAAGCCCACCCTGGAGGTGTTGCTGCAGCTGGCGAAGGAATACGAAATTTCCCTCGACGAGCTGGCCGGCACCGCACCCGCTCCTGCCGCCGAGCCCCGCAGTACGGCGCCGCACAGCTTCGGCGACGACAAGGCGGTGTTGCCGCTGACCCGGTACGTCGGCGGCCTGCACGCCCACAAGCATCTCCTGCCTGCCGTCGCGGAGCCGCCAGGGCGGCCCCGACAGGTGTCCCACGAGGGCTACGAGTGGCTGTGCGTCCTGTACGGGCGGCTGTGGCTCGCACTCGGCAGCCAGGACCTCGTCCTGACTGCCGGAGAAGTCGTTGAGTTCGACACCCGCATCCCCCATGGAGTCGCGAACGCTGGATCCGACGGACCGGCCGAGTATCTGATCATGTTCGGGCCTCAGGGAGAACGTCTACGGCCGCGTACCCCTCCAGCAGCTGGTCGCGGAACTGATGATGGAAAGGCTTCATTGAGCATCACCGCCCGCGCGTACGCCTCCGTCTGA
- a CDS encoding alpha/beta fold hydrolase, with protein MRSEPAPVLRHRTVEAPAGRLHLVEQGTGPLVLLVHGFPESWYSWRHQLPALAEAGYRAVAIDVRGYGRSSKPAVTDAYRMLDLVEDNVAVVRALGEENAVVIGHDWGSNIAATSALLRPEVFRAVGLLSVPYAPPGGPRPTDVFGQIGGPEQEFYVSYFQKPGRAETEIEPDVRGWLAGFYAALSADTMPPKGEPDPHFVAHGGRLRDRFPAGPLPAWLSEEDLDVYAGEFERTGLTGALNRYRNMDRDWEDLASHRGAPITQPALFIGGALDASTTWMADAIDAYPTTLPALSASHILDGCGHWIQQERPDEVNRVLTDWLATIHG; from the coding sequence ATGAGATCCGAGCCAGCCCCCGTACTCCGCCACCGCACCGTCGAGGCCCCTGCAGGGCGCCTGCACCTGGTCGAGCAGGGCACCGGTCCGCTGGTCCTGCTCGTGCACGGCTTCCCCGAGTCCTGGTACTCCTGGCGCCACCAACTCCCGGCCCTCGCCGAAGCCGGATACCGGGCGGTGGCGATCGACGTACGCGGCTACGGCCGCTCCTCCAAGCCCGCCGTGACCGATGCCTACCGGATGCTCGACCTGGTGGAGGACAACGTCGCCGTCGTCCGTGCCCTCGGCGAGGAGAACGCGGTCGTCATCGGCCACGACTGGGGCTCCAACATCGCCGCCACCTCCGCCCTGCTCCGCCCCGAGGTCTTCCGGGCCGTCGGCCTGCTGAGCGTCCCCTACGCGCCACCCGGTGGCCCCCGGCCCACCGACGTCTTCGGCCAGATCGGCGGCCCCGAGCAGGAGTTCTATGTCTCCTACTTCCAGAAGCCCGGCCGCGCCGAGACGGAGATCGAGCCCGACGTCCGGGGCTGGCTCGCAGGCTTCTACGCGGCCCTGTCCGCCGACACCATGCCCCCCAAGGGCGAGCCCGACCCGCACTTCGTCGCCCACGGCGGCCGGCTGCGCGACCGTTTCCCTGCCGGCCCGCTCCCGGCCTGGCTGAGCGAGGAAGACCTCGACGTCTACGCCGGAGAGTTCGAGCGCACCGGCCTGACCGGCGCCCTGAACCGCTATCGCAATATGGACCGCGACTGGGAAGACCTCGCCTCCCACCGCGGAGCCCCGATCACGCAGCCCGCCTTGTTCATCGGCGGCGCACTGGACGCCTCCACCACCTGGATGGCCGACGCCATCGACGCCTACCCCACCACCCTCCCCGCCCTGTCCGCCTCCCACATCCTGGACGGCTGCGGCCACTGGATCCAGCAGGAACGCCCCGACGAGGTCAACAGAGTGCTGACCGACTGGCTCGCCACCATCCACGGCTGA
- a CDS encoding DUF6408 family protein gives MNPVEYKPARRGWIREVLVGTVAGIVSGLALDALAAAAHRLF, from the coding sequence ATGAACCCTGTCGAGTACAAGCCCGCGCGCCGTGGTTGGATCCGTGAGGTCCTGGTCGGCACCGTCGCCGGAATCGTTTCCGGTCTCGCGCTGGACGCGCTGGCGGCGGCAGCGCACCGGCTCTTCTGA
- a CDS encoding DUF2075 domain-containing protein, whose translation MLLLKLSARDLLALNERRRMVPHLAARWKHFRGSEVSEGESSAWAESLVTLAEDLMAAGRGNVEMVVECAATTEEDDRPGGPRLIDVVLVGRHPGNGRISVQLVELKRWSTVTRVEEATAELVRVPGMGEDKEEKKHPVVQLREYYHLFIGDKGPLNGLSFECGGFAYLHNASDESVKPLFDITVPPGAYSRTYTKDGREQLLRDMRRYFAEDGGASEAEILLQQMNLRNTPLLDAMINSRGEDTVFTLRGEQRDVVEDAIKFASQVLDPPEQAALVDNPERAVFLVTGGAGTGKSAIGLELKARFEAEGRSVKYASGSRAFNSAMQEHVGYGDREFKESFAYFSGFVTPPEPPLDVLICDEAHRIRARSTNRFWPQEKWGKKPQVDELLDASRLTVFFLDEGQSLRPDEVGTAKLIEDAAERYGAMLRRYHLREQFRCGGSDAYLSWVHGLLGLSGQRPREWVPDGLMHVETVDTPEEMERIIRAEAAAGASARMVAGFCWPWNEPQGDELRLEPDVHIGDWRRPWNAKEEKYCEGGTVPPSAIWSVHPNGIGQIGCVYTAQGLEWDWCGVIMGDDMVRRGDRWVFQRGRARKDETGLRRVVVPGSQDPKVNTASLDDDEFERCVRHAYHVLLTRASRATVLYSTDEETRAYLKKLVGEVRLDGLRPTWGNLPIEARVPHQRRPKRSGGNRTSGKKGKKSRGRQGKLF comes from the coding sequence ATGCTTCTGCTGAAGCTCTCGGCCAGGGACCTGCTCGCTCTGAACGAACGGCGCAGAATGGTGCCCCACCTCGCCGCGAGGTGGAAGCACTTCCGGGGCAGCGAAGTGTCGGAGGGCGAAAGCTCGGCGTGGGCGGAGAGTCTGGTCACCCTGGCCGAGGATCTGATGGCGGCCGGCCGGGGCAATGTGGAGATGGTCGTCGAATGCGCGGCGACGACCGAAGAGGACGACCGTCCCGGTGGGCCCCGCCTCATCGACGTGGTCCTGGTCGGCCGCCATCCGGGGAACGGGCGCATCTCGGTCCAACTCGTCGAGCTGAAGCGTTGGTCGACCGTGACCAGGGTGGAGGAAGCCACGGCCGAGCTGGTCCGTGTGCCGGGGATGGGGGAGGACAAGGAGGAGAAGAAGCACCCGGTCGTGCAACTGCGCGAGTACTACCATCTCTTCATCGGTGACAAGGGACCGCTGAATGGGCTCTCCTTCGAGTGCGGCGGTTTCGCCTACCTGCACAACGCGTCCGACGAGTCGGTGAAGCCGTTGTTCGACATCACCGTGCCGCCCGGGGCGTACTCCCGTACTTACACCAAAGACGGCCGGGAACAGCTCCTGCGGGACATGCGCCGGTACTTCGCGGAGGACGGCGGCGCCTCGGAAGCCGAGATACTGCTGCAACAGATGAACCTGCGGAACACACCCCTGCTGGACGCCATGATCAATTCGCGTGGTGAGGACACCGTGTTCACACTGCGCGGCGAGCAGAGGGACGTGGTGGAAGACGCGATCAAATTCGCGTCTCAGGTTCTCGACCCCCCGGAGCAGGCGGCCCTCGTCGACAACCCGGAGCGAGCCGTCTTCCTGGTGACCGGTGGTGCCGGCACCGGGAAGAGCGCGATCGGCCTCGAACTCAAGGCGCGTTTCGAAGCCGAAGGGCGGAGCGTCAAATACGCGAGCGGCTCGCGCGCTTTCAACAGCGCCATGCAGGAACACGTGGGCTACGGTGACAGGGAGTTCAAGGAGAGCTTCGCCTACTTCAGCGGCTTCGTCACCCCGCCTGAGCCGCCGCTGGACGTGCTGATCTGCGACGAAGCGCACCGAATCCGGGCACGTTCCACCAATCGGTTCTGGCCACAGGAGAAATGGGGGAAGAAGCCCCAGGTGGACGAGCTGTTGGACGCATCGCGATTGACGGTCTTCTTCCTGGACGAGGGGCAGTCCCTCAGGCCCGACGAGGTGGGCACGGCGAAGCTGATCGAGGACGCCGCGGAGCGCTATGGGGCCATGCTCCGGAGGTATCACCTGCGGGAGCAGTTCAGATGTGGTGGCAGCGATGCCTACCTGAGTTGGGTGCACGGCCTTCTGGGGCTGTCGGGGCAGAGGCCGAGGGAGTGGGTGCCGGACGGGCTGATGCACGTTGAGACCGTCGACACCCCGGAGGAAATGGAGCGGATCATCCGGGCGGAAGCCGCTGCCGGTGCGTCGGCGCGTATGGTCGCCGGTTTCTGTTGGCCCTGGAACGAACCGCAGGGCGACGAGTTGAGGCTCGAGCCCGATGTTCACATCGGGGATTGGCGCCGCCCTTGGAATGCCAAGGAGGAGAAGTACTGTGAGGGAGGCACGGTTCCCCCCTCCGCCATCTGGTCGGTGCACCCGAACGGGATCGGCCAGATCGGCTGCGTGTACACGGCGCAGGGCCTCGAGTGGGACTGGTGTGGCGTGATCATGGGTGACGACATGGTGCGCCGCGGGGACCGGTGGGTGTTCCAGCGCGGGAGGGCCCGGAAGGACGAGACGGGACTCAGGAGGGTTGTGGTGCCCGGCTCCCAGGATCCGAAGGTGAACACCGCCAGTCTGGACGACGACGAGTTCGAGCGGTGCGTCCGCCATGCCTACCACGTGCTGTTGACCCGGGCGAGCCGTGCGACGGTGCTCTACTCCACGGACGAGGAGACGAGGGCCTATCTGAAGAAACTCGTGGGCGAGGTCCGACTCGACGGCCTCCGTCCCACATGGGGCAACCTTCCGATAGAGGCACGCGTTCCGCACCAGAGGCGCCCCAAACGCAGCGGGGGGAATCGCACATCGGGAAAGAAGGGCAAGAAGAGCCGGGGACGGCAGGGAAAACTGTTCTGA
- a CDS encoding ATP-binding protein, producing MTHSADAVDTVSTTGAGVPLAGDVFAVRFSSTHRGARLARLLTAEQLDAWGVPYGSGPAEAAALVVAELTANAVVHGRVPGRDFEVRLTLDGGVLRIAVSDARGERLPVVTEVAEDGESGRGLHLVTALATAWGTEPRPPSGKTVRVGIPLLDRPATESGKRKR from the coding sequence ATGACGCATTCAGCAGACGCCGTGGACACCGTGAGCACCACGGGCGCCGGGGTGCCGCTCGCCGGAGACGTGTTCGCGGTGCGGTTCAGCTCCACCCACCGCGGCGCACGCCTCGCCCGCCTCCTCACCGCCGAGCAGCTCGACGCCTGGGGCGTCCCGTACGGCAGCGGGCCCGCGGAAGCCGCGGCACTGGTCGTGGCCGAACTGACCGCGAACGCGGTGGTGCACGGGCGCGTACCGGGCCGGGACTTCGAGGTGCGGCTGACGCTGGACGGCGGCGTGCTGCGCATCGCCGTCTCCGACGCGCGGGGCGAGCGGCTTCCGGTCGTCACCGAGGTGGCGGAGGACGGGGAGTCGGGGCGCGGCCTGCACCTGGTCACCGCCCTCGCCACCGCCTGGGGCACCGAACCGCGCCCGCCGTCGGGCAAGACGGTCCGGGTCGGGATTCCCCTACTCGACCGCCCGGCGACGGAAAGCGGAAAACGGAAACGGTGA
- a CDS encoding DUF397 domain-containing protein has protein sequence MYVRDSKEQDGPILSVSPAAWTNFLTHTAR, from the coding sequence GTGTATGTCCGCGACTCCAAGGAGCAGGACGGTCCCATCCTCTCCGTCTCCCCGGCCGCCTGGACGAACTTCCTCACCCACACCGCCCGCTGA